Proteins encoded in a region of the Anas acuta chromosome 13, bAnaAcu1.1, whole genome shotgun sequence genome:
- the LOC137863784 gene encoding endothelin receptor type B-like isoform X1, translating to MKSFAVPCTDLQTKRFPAAGSRPKQRLPMSIPRAPRASFTAQSSMASTPAPTTLAILLTCLFSGARSQTPGVFPESTVPFEVLSQEQAYSLLQPSLLQDARLPNLSESLPRSGGSEPPLLPVCVKPADIRHIFKYINTIVSCTIFIVGIIGNSTLLRIIYKNKCMRNGPNVLIASLALGDLLYILIALPINVYKLLAKDWPFGVQVCKLVPFIQKASVGITVLSLCALSIDRYRAVASWSRIQGIGIPMWKAVEVTLIWAVAIVLAVPEAIAFDMVELNYWDRDLWVCMLASEQKSSFMMFYRDVKDWWLFGFYFCLPLVCTGIFYTLMSCEMLSKRNGMRIALNDHMKRRREVAKTVFCLVVIFALCWLPLHLSRILKKTIYDQTDPNRCELLSFLLVMDYFGINMASLNSCINPVALYFVSRKFKNCFQSCLCCWCQRPALSITPTDEKGSVGKWKANGQELGLDRSSSRLSNKYSSS from the exons ATGAAAAGCTTTGCTGTGCCGTGCACTGATTTGCAAACAAAACGATTTCCTGCAGCTGG ATCCAGACCCAAGCAAAGACTCCCCATGAGCATCCCAAGGGCTCCCAGGGCCAGCTTTACCGCTCAGTCCTCCATGGCGAGCACCCCAGCGCCCACCACCCTCGCCATTCTCCTGACCTGCCTCTTCTCCGGGGCACGCAGCCAGACCCCGGGGGTTTTCCCGGAGAGCACCGTCCCCTTCGAGGTGCTCAGCCAGGAGCAGGCGTACAGCCTGCTCCAGCCAAGCCTGCTGCAGGACGCCAGGCTGCCCAACCTCTCCGAGAGCCTCCCCCGGAGCGGCGGCTCCGAGCCACCCCTGCTGCCCGTGTGCGTGAAGCCCGCGGATATCAGGCACATCTTCAAGTACATCAACACCATCGTGTCCTGCACCATCTTCATAGTGGGGATCATCGGCAACTCCACGCTCCTCCGGATCATTTACAAGAACAAGTGCATGAGGAACGGGCCCAACGTCCTCATCGCTAGCCTGGCGCTCGGAGACCTCCTCTACATCCTCATTGCTCTGCCCATCAACGTGTACAAG ctcctggccaaggaCTGGCCTTTCGGCGTGCAGGTGTGCAAGCTGGTCCCCTTCATCCAGAAGGCGTCAGTGGGCATCACGGTGCTCAGCCTTTGTGCTCTCAGCATCGACAG GTACCGAGCAGTGGCCTCCTGGAGTCGGATCCAGGGGATAGGGATCCCCATGTGGAAGGCAGTGGAGGTGACGCTGATCTGGGCAGTGGCCATCGTGCTGGCAGTCCCCGAAGCCATAGCCTTTGACATGGTAGAGCTCAACTACTGGGACCGAGACCTGTGGGTGTGCATGCTCGCCTCCGAGCAGAAATCCAGCTTCATGATG TTCTATCGTGACGTGAAGGACTGGTGGCTTTTCGGCTTCTATTTCTGCCTGCCCCTGGTATGCACCGGCATCTTCTACACCCTCATGTCGTGCGAAATGCTGAGCAAGAGAAACGGCATGAGAATCGCTCTGAACGACCACATGAAACGG CGCCGGGAGGTGGCCAAGACCGTGTTCTGCCTGGTGGTGATCTTCGCGCTCTGCTGGCTGCCGCTCCACCTCAGCCGCATCCTCAAGAAGACCATCTACGACCAGACGGACCCCAACAGATGCGAACTGCTCAG TTTCCTCCTCGTGATGGATTATTTCGGGATCAACATGGCCTCCCTCAACTCCTGCATCAACCCCGTGGCTCTCTACTTCGTCAGCCGGAAATTCAAGAACTGCTTCCAG tcctgcctgtgctgctggtgccagagACCCGCTCTGAGCATCACGCCGACGGACGAGAAGGGCTCCGTGGGCAAGTGGAAAGCCAACGGGCAGGAGCTTGGCTTGGACCGGAGCAGCTCCCGCTTGAGCAACAAGTACAGCTCTTCCTAA
- the LOC137863784 gene encoding endothelin receptor type B-like isoform X2, with amino-acid sequence MSIPRAPRASFTAQSSMASTPAPTTLAILLTCLFSGARSQTPGVFPESTVPFEVLSQEQAYSLLQPSLLQDARLPNLSESLPRSGGSEPPLLPVCVKPADIRHIFKYINTIVSCTIFIVGIIGNSTLLRIIYKNKCMRNGPNVLIASLALGDLLYILIALPINVYKLLAKDWPFGVQVCKLVPFIQKASVGITVLSLCALSIDRYRAVASWSRIQGIGIPMWKAVEVTLIWAVAIVLAVPEAIAFDMVELNYWDRDLWVCMLASEQKSSFMMFYRDVKDWWLFGFYFCLPLVCTGIFYTLMSCEMLSKRNGMRIALNDHMKRRREVAKTVFCLVVIFALCWLPLHLSRILKKTIYDQTDPNRCELLSFLLVMDYFGINMASLNSCINPVALYFVSRKFKNCFQSCLCCWCQRPALSITPTDEKGSVGKWKANGQELGLDRSSSRLSNKYSSS; translated from the exons ATGAGCATCCCAAGGGCTCCCAGGGCCAGCTTTACCGCTCAGTCCTCCATGGCGAGCACCCCAGCGCCCACCACCCTCGCCATTCTCCTGACCTGCCTCTTCTCCGGGGCACGCAGCCAGACCCCGGGGGTTTTCCCGGAGAGCACCGTCCCCTTCGAGGTGCTCAGCCAGGAGCAGGCGTACAGCCTGCTCCAGCCAAGCCTGCTGCAGGACGCCAGGCTGCCCAACCTCTCCGAGAGCCTCCCCCGGAGCGGCGGCTCCGAGCCACCCCTGCTGCCCGTGTGCGTGAAGCCCGCGGATATCAGGCACATCTTCAAGTACATCAACACCATCGTGTCCTGCACCATCTTCATAGTGGGGATCATCGGCAACTCCACGCTCCTCCGGATCATTTACAAGAACAAGTGCATGAGGAACGGGCCCAACGTCCTCATCGCTAGCCTGGCGCTCGGAGACCTCCTCTACATCCTCATTGCTCTGCCCATCAACGTGTACAAG ctcctggccaaggaCTGGCCTTTCGGCGTGCAGGTGTGCAAGCTGGTCCCCTTCATCCAGAAGGCGTCAGTGGGCATCACGGTGCTCAGCCTTTGTGCTCTCAGCATCGACAG GTACCGAGCAGTGGCCTCCTGGAGTCGGATCCAGGGGATAGGGATCCCCATGTGGAAGGCAGTGGAGGTGACGCTGATCTGGGCAGTGGCCATCGTGCTGGCAGTCCCCGAAGCCATAGCCTTTGACATGGTAGAGCTCAACTACTGGGACCGAGACCTGTGGGTGTGCATGCTCGCCTCCGAGCAGAAATCCAGCTTCATGATG TTCTATCGTGACGTGAAGGACTGGTGGCTTTTCGGCTTCTATTTCTGCCTGCCCCTGGTATGCACCGGCATCTTCTACACCCTCATGTCGTGCGAAATGCTGAGCAAGAGAAACGGCATGAGAATCGCTCTGAACGACCACATGAAACGG CGCCGGGAGGTGGCCAAGACCGTGTTCTGCCTGGTGGTGATCTTCGCGCTCTGCTGGCTGCCGCTCCACCTCAGCCGCATCCTCAAGAAGACCATCTACGACCAGACGGACCCCAACAGATGCGAACTGCTCAG TTTCCTCCTCGTGATGGATTATTTCGGGATCAACATGGCCTCCCTCAACTCCTGCATCAACCCCGTGGCTCTCTACTTCGTCAGCCGGAAATTCAAGAACTGCTTCCAG tcctgcctgtgctgctggtgccagagACCCGCTCTGAGCATCACGCCGACGGACGAGAAGGGCTCCGTGGGCAAGTGGAAAGCCAACGGGCAGGAGCTTGGCTTGGACCGGAGCAGCTCCCGCTTGAGCAACAAGTACAGCTCTTCCTAA